Proteins from a genomic interval of Sulfurimonas sp. HSL3-2:
- the dnaG gene encoding DNA primase, whose protein sequence is MISNDSIEQLKARLDIVDVVGSYIELKKNGANFKAPCPFHDEKSPSFVVSPAKQIYHCFGCGAGGDSIRFVMEYEKLSYPEAIEKLAGQYNFSLQYTDNKHQQKRSQLLDKLNEYYQNLLTHNQNALSYLKERGIYESSIEKFGIGYAPSSAQTLSYIQKNMFTMKEAIEVGVAGHDNGKSFARFIERITFPIFATNGSIVGFGGRTITGHQAKYVNSPQTQLFNKSRLLYAYNFAKDTIHKKQQIIITEGYLDVIMLHQAGFTNAVATLGTALTPEHLPLLRKGDPKVVMAYDGDSAGAAAALKASRLLSASGFSGGVILFGGGMDPADMVKNGKIEELNNLFRKPKPFIEFVIDRIIAGYDIKDPKAKEGALDEAIGYLKTLSPLLQEEYKFYLASALGVNPSFVKVSSHNLVYSNKKDIQIPRKDMWELSLIKTVLEHPELIDQILDAIDPSILQFHQREFQLAISGKTDIPELMAIAVDEGIISHKNDEELKAELINFLIKYYNQEYKKIQLRSDIAFEQKAFLIRSIRGKITKLQRGELVAYEN, encoded by the coding sequence ATGATATCAAATGACTCAATAGAGCAGTTAAAAGCCAGACTCGACATAGTAGACGTTGTCGGCTCCTACATAGAACTGAAAAAAAACGGCGCAAACTTCAAAGCACCGTGTCCTTTTCATGATGAAAAATCCCCAAGTTTCGTTGTCAGTCCGGCTAAACAGATATACCACTGTTTCGGATGCGGTGCAGGCGGAGACAGCATCCGTTTTGTGATGGAGTATGAAAAGCTGAGCTATCCCGAGGCGATAGAAAAACTCGCAGGCCAGTACAACTTTTCACTTCAGTACACGGATAACAAACATCAGCAAAAACGTTCGCAGCTGCTTGATAAACTCAACGAGTACTATCAAAACCTGCTGACGCATAATCAAAACGCACTGAGCTACCTTAAAGAGCGCGGTATCTATGAGTCAAGCATAGAGAAGTTCGGTATCGGATACGCACCAAGCTCGGCACAGACCCTTTCTTACATACAAAAAAATATGTTCACCATGAAAGAGGCGATAGAGGTCGGTGTGGCAGGGCATGATAACGGCAAGAGTTTTGCGCGTTTCATAGAGCGTATCACTTTCCCTATCTTTGCCACAAACGGTTCGATCGTCGGTTTCGGCGGACGTACCATCACGGGGCATCAGGCAAAGTATGTCAATTCACCGCAGACACAGCTGTTTAACAAGTCAAGACTTCTGTATGCTTACAACTTTGCAAAAGACACCATCCATAAAAAGCAGCAGATCATCATAACAGAGGGTTATCTCGATGTTATCATGCTGCATCAGGCAGGTTTTACAAATGCGGTCGCGACACTCGGAACGGCACTCACTCCAGAGCATCTTCCTCTGCTTAGAAAGGGAGACCCTAAAGTGGTCATGGCGTATGACGGAGACAGCGCGGGAGCTGCTGCAGCACTCAAGGCTTCAAGACTTTTAAGTGCATCGGGATTTAGCGGAGGGGTCATACTGTTCGGCGGAGGAATGGACCCTGCAGATATGGTGAAAAACGGCAAGATCGAGGAGCTGAACAACCTCTTTAGAAAGCCAAAACCCTTCATAGAGTTTGTTATAGACCGCATCATCGCCGGTTATGACATCAAAGACCCCAAAGCAAAAGAGGGTGCGCTTGATGAGGCTATCGGTTATTTGAAAACTTTGTCTCCGTTGCTTCAGGAGGAGTATAAGTTCTATCTTGCTTCGGCTCTTGGTGTCAACCCGTCATTTGTGAAAGTCTCGTCGCATAATCTTGTCTATTCGAACAAGAAAGATATACAGATACCGCGTAAAGATATGTGGGAACTCTCACTTATCAAGACGGTTTTGGAGCATCCTGAGTTGATCGATCAGATACTCGATGCCATCGACCCTTCTATATTGCAGTTTCATCAAAGAGAGTTTCAGCTTGCGATTTCAGGCAAAACGGATATACCGGAACTGATGGCGATCGCCGTAGATGAAGGGATCATCTCTCATAAGAACGATGAAGAGCTAAAAGCTGAACTTATCAATTTTTTAATAAAATATTATAATCAAGAATATAAAAAGATACAGTTGAGATCTGATATAGCATTTGAGCAGAAAGCTTTTTTAATACGCTCTATTCGTGGTAAAATTACGAAACTACAAAGAGGTGAACTAGTCGCTTACGAAAACTAA
- a CDS encoding argininosuccinate synthase domain-containing protein has product MSKTKAIALFSGGLDSTLAMKLIIDQGIDVIACNINTGFGSTKDRYDHMKSMCDQVGAELRIIDIQSEYLQDVLFSPKHGYGKHFNPCIDCHAKMFEVAKRIMADEGASFLISGEVLGQRPMSQNKDALQTVLNESNCDGLLLRPMSAKLLAPTIAEQEGLVDREKLEEIMGRSRDRQFELAAKFGLKDFESPGGGCLLTDANFATKMRDFIAHDTFLIKDIPVLKYGRHLRLPDGAKLVVGRNKEENEKLQEIVNDKFIHVRTVGIPGPHSLLSSNATQKDKELAARVVLTYCKTKEDEKYTISFDNVEIESSPLSSRDEIKPFTIL; this is encoded by the coding sequence ATGTCAAAAACAAAAGCGATCGCACTTTTTAGCGGCGGTCTGGATTCTACTTTAGCGATGAAGCTTATCATCGATCAGGGTATAGATGTCATCGCGTGTAATATCAACACGGGATTCGGTTCTACAAAAGACAGATATGACCATATGAAAAGTATGTGTGATCAAGTAGGCGCAGAGCTTCGTATCATCGATATCCAAAGCGAGTATCTTCAAGATGTCCTTTTCAGCCCGAAACACGGCTACGGTAAACATTTCAATCCATGTATAGACTGCCATGCAAAGATGTTTGAAGTAGCAAAACGCATTATGGCCGATGAGGGCGCAAGCTTTCTTATCAGCGGTGAGGTACTTGGACAACGCCCTATGAGTCAGAATAAAGATGCGCTGCAGACCGTTTTAAACGAGAGTAACTGTGACGGACTTCTGCTTCGTCCGATGTCCGCAAAACTTTTAGCACCGACGATCGCTGAGCAAGAGGGACTAGTCGACAGAGAAAAACTCGAAGAGATCATGGGAAGAAGCCGTGACAGACAGTTTGAACTGGCAGCGAAGTTCGGACTGAAAGATTTTGAAAGTCCCGGCGGAGGATGTCTGCTCACCGATGCAAACTTTGCAACAAAGATGAGAGACTTTATCGCTCACGACACCTTTCTTATCAAAGATATCCCGGTGTTAAAATACGGCCGTCATCTTCGTCTTCCAGACGGTGCGAAACTGGTAGTGGGACGTAACAAAGAGGAGAATGAGAAACTTCAGGAGATAGTTAACGACAAGTTCATACATGTAAGAACCGTCGGTATCCCGGGACCACACTCATTGCTCTCATCTAATGCGACGCAAAAAGATAAAGAGCTCGCAGCAAGAGTGGTCCTTACTTACTGTAAGACCAAAGAGGATGAAAAATATACGATCTCTTTTGATAATGTGGAAATCGAGTCATCTCCTTTATCTTCAAGAGACGAGATAAAGCCTTTTACTATTTTATAA
- a CDS encoding TIGR03545 family protein, with the protein MKFIIKLFKALNSGQTPWQVTLALVLGMVMGLTPVSGVQTVVIIFLALLLNIHFGLFLVSAAFFAGIGYIFDPLFESFGYTLLSAGALKGLWTSMYNSGIMRLTYFNNTIVLGSFVVAVVLALPLYVILNRVILTSRDKIAAFLDRYPLLAKLGILKRSDKKDSTFRILGVGVFVGVTALVIVVAMFVIDPVIKLSLEKGLSTVTGKDVVIKSVKTSFSNASLHVSGLEVQDDNGKTNSVSIADIIADLDFNALLLHKKHMELVQVTGIGFDTPSSNPKPSVTKEQTAKTASKTGSAFKMPEIKLPTPEDVLAKADLKSVKVYDKAQKEIDAIKAKWEKISKEQLSADAIDGYKKDLEKIKSASSSKDPAKLLKLKDDIAAFKKKIDADKARLASIKKDFAKDQARIKTLMAEVKNAPGDDYKNLKSTYSLDGSGAINVVGAIFGDRVKHYIAMAKRYYTMAAPYMKSEKKVEPPKPPRGEGRWIKFQENTPSPDIYVAKVDLSGKFKTQGFTGVINDITDDQKLLGKVTTFKATSDGDVVQKFVLNGKDDRLGKEAHESVVFSAKNIASSDLALSSLNIKKSNIALDGKADVYDLSTLQLASSFDFKNAVISLEGLDKKYADIVNDTLSEVKSFYVKTDATGSLESPAVHVSTDLDKKISGALKSIFAKEAKKYEAQLKTMLDDKMKDQLKGLNGSASGIPDINSLVGSQSGELDGLLSQTSGLGGKSSTDSIKNLLPF; encoded by the coding sequence ATGAAGTTTATAATCAAGCTGTTTAAAGCATTAAATTCAGGACAGACTCCATGGCAGGTGACACTTGCACTCGTATTGGGAATGGTCATGGGACTAACTCCCGTAAGCGGAGTCCAAACGGTAGTGATTATCTTCTTGGCACTGCTTTTAAACATCCATTTCGGATTGTTCTTGGTCTCGGCTGCATTTTTTGCGGGTATCGGGTATATCTTTGATCCGCTTTTTGAGTCTTTTGGATACACACTTTTAAGTGCAGGTGCTTTAAAAGGTCTGTGGACATCGATGTACAACAGCGGTATCATGCGTCTGACATACTTCAATAACACCATAGTTTTAGGTTCGTTTGTCGTAGCGGTAGTACTGGCACTTCCTCTGTATGTCATCCTTAACAGAGTTATCCTGACTTCTCGTGACAAGATAGCTGCATTTTTAGACAGATATCCGCTTCTGGCAAAACTGGGCATCCTCAAAAGAAGCGATAAGAAAGACTCGACATTCCGCATCTTGGGTGTGGGTGTGTTTGTAGGAGTTACAGCTTTGGTTATAGTCGTAGCGATGTTTGTTATAGATCCGGTCATCAAGCTCTCTTTAGAAAAAGGGCTTTCAACAGTGACGGGTAAAGATGTGGTCATCAAAAGTGTGAAGACAAGCTTTAGCAATGCTTCTTTACATGTAAGCGGTCTGGAAGTCCAGGACGACAACGGCAAGACAAACAGTGTCAGCATTGCCGATATCATCGCCGATCTTGATTTTAACGCTCTGCTGCTGCATAAAAAACATATGGAGCTGGTACAGGTAACGGGGATCGGTTTTGATACTCCAAGTTCAAATCCAAAACCATCCGTTACAAAAGAGCAGACAGCCAAAACGGCTTCAAAAACAGGCTCTGCGTTTAAGATGCCTGAGATCAAACTCCCGACTCCCGAGGATGTGTTGGCAAAAGCCGATCTGAAATCTGTAAAAGTGTACGATAAAGCACAAAAAGAGATAGATGCCATCAAAGCAAAATGGGAAAAGATCTCTAAAGAGCAGTTAAGTGCAGATGCAATTGACGGCTATAAAAAAGATCTTGAGAAGATCAAGTCGGCTTCATCTTCAAAAGACCCTGCAAAACTTCTGAAACTCAAAGACGATATCGCGGCATTTAAAAAGAAGATAGATGCTGACAAAGCGAGACTTGCATCGATCAAAAAAGATTTTGCAAAAGATCAGGCGCGTATCAAAACGCTGATGGCTGAAGTGAAAAACGCTCCGGGAGATGACTATAAAAACCTTAAAAGCACTTACTCGCTTGACGGTAGCGGTGCGATCAATGTCGTGGGCGCGATATTTGGCGACAGGGTAAAACACTATATCGCTATGGCAAAAAGATATTATACGATGGCAGCACCCTATATGAAAAGCGAGAAAAAGGTCGAGCCTCCAAAACCTCCGCGCGGAGAGGGAAGATGGATCAAGTTTCAAGAGAACACGCCGTCCCCTGATATCTACGTGGCAAAAGTCGACCTGAGCGGTAAGTTTAAAACACAAGGTTTTACAGGCGTTATAAACGATATAACGGACGATCAAAAACTTTTAGGTAAAGTCACTACCTTTAAAGCGACAAGCGACGGCGATGTCGTGCAGAAGTTCGTGCTTAACGGAAAGGACGACAGACTGGGCAAAGAGGCACACGAGAGTGTCGTGTTCAGTGCAAAAAACATCGCATCAAGCGACCTTGCTCTCTCATCTCTTAACATCAAAAAGAGTAACATTGCCCTTGACGGTAAAGCAGATGTCTATGATCTTTCGACATTGCAGTTAGCAAGCAGTTTTGATTTTAAAAACGCTGTTATCTCACTTGAGGGCTTAGATAAAAAATATGCAGATATCGTAAACGATACACTTTCTGAAGTAAAAAGCTTTTACGTAAAAACAGATGCGACGGGAAGCTTAGAGTCTCCTGCCGTACATGTAAGCACAGACTTGGATAAAAAGATATCGGGTGCATTAAAGAGTATCTTTGCCAAAGAGGCGAAAAAATATGAGGCACAGTTAAAGACGATGCTTGATGATAAGATGAAAGATCAGTTAAAAGGTCTAAACGGAAGTGCTTCAGGAATACCTGATATCAATTCGTTGGTAGGTTCACAAAGCGGAGAGTTGGACGGATTGTTATCTCAGACAAGCGGTCTGGGCGGAAAGTCTTCGACAGACAGCATCAAAAATCTACTGCCGTTTTAA
- the ilvD gene encoding dihydroxy-acid dehydratase: protein MRSDTIKKGFDRTPHRSLLRATGLKDEDFNKPFIGVANSHIDIIPGHFFLQEYGRIVKEAIREAGGVPFEFNTIGVDDGIAMGHDGMLYSLPSRELIADSIETVMNAHKLDAMICIPNCDKIVPGMLMGALRVNVPTIFVSGGPMKAGHKKDGTPIDLATAFEAVGKHADGNMSDEELYEIECEACPSGGSCSGMFTANSMNTLCEAMGVALPGNGTVLAMTPERIEMVKTAAKRIVEMAKANDDGRWNMRNILNEKAIHNAFVVDMAMGGSSNTVLHMLSIAKEAEVDFDITRINEISENVSHIAKISPSLSTVHMDDINRAGGVNAVMKEVSRRGDVLKLDALTVTGETLGARIADAEIKDTNIIHTNENAYSKVGGLSILFGNLAEEGAVVKTAGIVPGMRQFKGTAVCFNSQQEAIDGIMAHKVKSGNVVVIRYEGPKGGPGMQEMLAPTSLIQGMGLGESVALITDGRFSGATRGASIGHVSPEAAEGGMIGLIEDGDEIEIDVDTHLLQLNVDAEILERRRLHFKPVKKEIPSKWLKRYSLLVSNASNGAALKTEL, encoded by the coding sequence ATGCGTAGCGATACAATAAAAAAGGGGTTTGACCGCACTCCACACCGTTCTCTTTTACGTGCAACGGGACTTAAAGACGAAGATTTTAACAAACCGTTCATCGGTGTTGCAAATTCTCATATAGATATCATTCCTGGTCACTTCTTTTTACAAGAATATGGACGCATCGTTAAAGAGGCGATCCGTGAAGCGGGCGGAGTTCCGTTTGAGTTTAACACGATCGGTGTCGATGACGGGATCGCTATGGGGCATGACGGTATGCTTTACTCTCTGCCTTCACGCGAGCTGATCGCAGATAGCATCGAGACTGTTATGAACGCGCACAAGCTTGATGCGATGATCTGTATCCCTAACTGTGACAAGATCGTTCCGGGTATGCTTATGGGAGCACTTCGCGTAAACGTACCGACGATCTTTGTTTCAGGCGGTCCTATGAAAGCGGGTCACAAAAAAGACGGTACGCCGATCGACCTTGCGACCGCATTTGAAGCTGTCGGAAAACACGCAGACGGAAACATGAGTGACGAAGAGCTTTACGAGATAGAGTGTGAAGCTTGTCCAAGCGGCGGAAGCTGTTCAGGTATGTTTACTGCAAACTCGATGAACACACTTTGTGAAGCGATGGGTGTCGCACTTCCGGGTAACGGTACAGTCTTAGCGATGACTCCTGAGCGTATCGAGATGGTCAAAACTGCGGCCAAACGCATCGTCGAGATGGCTAAAGCTAACGATGACGGCAGATGGAACATGCGTAATATCCTAAATGAAAAAGCTATCCACAATGCATTCGTCGTCGATATGGCGATGGGCGGAAGCTCAAACACGGTTTTACACATGCTTTCTATCGCTAAAGAAGCAGAAGTTGATTTTGACATCACTAGAATCAATGAGATCTCTGAAAACGTTTCACATATCGCGAAGATATCTCCGTCACTTTCAACTGTCCACATGGATGACATCAACCGTGCCGGCGGTGTAAATGCTGTTATGAAAGAGGTAAGCCGCCGCGGTGACGTTCTAAAACTAGATGCTCTTACGGTAACGGGAGAGACTCTTGGTGCAAGGATCGCAGATGCTGAGATCAAAGACACAAATATCATCCATACAAACGAGAACGCTTACTCTAAAGTCGGCGGTCTTTCGATCTTGTTTGGAAACCTTGCAGAAGAGGGTGCGGTCGTTAAGACTGCTGGTATCGTACCGGGCATGAGACAGTTCAAAGGGACTGCTGTATGTTTTAACTCTCAGCAAGAAGCTATTGACGGCATCATGGCACATAAAGTAAAATCGGGTAACGTCGTAGTCATCCGTTATGAAGGTCCAAAAGGCGGACCTGGTATGCAGGAGATGCTTGCACCTACTTCACTTATCCAGGGTATGGGTCTTGGTGAGAGCGTTGCTCTTATCACTGACGGCCGTTTCTCCGGTGCTACACGCGGTGCAAGTATCGGTCACGTGAGTCCTGAAGCTGCTGAAGGCGGTATGATAGGTCTGATAGAAGACGGTGATGAGATCGAGATCGATGTCGATACTCACCTACTGCAGCTAAACGTTGATGCAGAGATATTAGAGCGTCGTCGTCTTCACTTCAAACCTGTGAAAAAAGAGATACCGTCAAAATGGCTGAAACGTTACAGCCTTTTGGTATCAAACGCTTCAAACGGTGCAGCTTTAAAGACTGAGCTGTAA
- a CDS encoding sensor domain-containing diguanylate cyclase — translation MYFRFRKQEQKLIEAKEKYESIVEDLGEDFFAYRMNADLNFVYFSKNMENILGVSPKEILGKNFDGILEWTGDSLEVGAKSLEAYYTGQQKSDLTTMSFIHPASGEERFVRVADHAVHDSSGNLLWIEGILEDITERVNAEKALRKKELELERLATTDALTECYNRYSIMKQIKEEINRIKRNEEPLSIIMYDFDNFKQINDNFGHEMGDYVLKESTQVVSQVIREIDKIGRYGGEEFLILLPFSNLSNALEVAERVKDAVASHQFKDLDQVTISLGVVEYNNDESLESFLKRVDEKMYQSKHSGRNTISS, via the coding sequence ATGTATTTTAGATTTCGTAAGCAGGAACAAAAGCTTATTGAAGCTAAAGAGAAGTATGAGTCTATTGTAGAAGATCTAGGAGAAGATTTCTTTGCGTACCGCATGAATGCGGATTTAAATTTTGTTTATTTTAGTAAAAATATGGAAAATATACTCGGAGTTTCTCCAAAAGAGATTCTTGGAAAAAATTTTGATGGGATTCTGGAGTGGACAGGCGACTCTTTGGAAGTAGGTGCAAAAAGCCTTGAAGCTTACTATACAGGACAACAAAAAAGTGATTTGACAACGATGTCATTTATCCATCCTGCTAGCGGTGAGGAACGATTTGTAAGAGTGGCAGATCATGCTGTTCACGATAGTTCCGGTAATTTATTGTGGATAGAAGGAATCCTTGAAGATATCACAGAGAGAGTGAATGCAGAAAAAGCGCTCCGTAAAAAAGAGCTGGAACTTGAAAGACTTGCTACTACAGACGCTTTAACAGAGTGTTACAATCGTTACTCTATAATGAAACAGATAAAAGAAGAGATCAATCGTATTAAACGTAACGAAGAGCCTCTGTCTATCATTATGTATGATTTTGATAACTTTAAACAGATCAATGATAACTTTGGTCATGAGATGGGAGATTATGTATTAAAAGAGTCCACACAAGTTGTAAGCCAAGTTATTCGCGAGATCGATAAAATAGGAAGATACGGCGGAGAAGAATTTCTCATATTATTGCCATTTTCCAATTTATCCAATGCACTGGAAGTTGCTGAGAGGGTCAAAGATGCTGTCGCCTCTCATCAGTTCAAAGATTTGGATCAAGTAACGATCAGCTTGGGAGTGGTCGAATACAACAATGATGAATCTCTTGAGAGCTTTTTAAAACGTGTGGATGAGAAGATGTATCAATCAAAACACTCAGGTCGAAATACGATATCTTCATAA